Proteins encoded within one genomic window of Esox lucius isolate fEsoLuc1 chromosome 12, fEsoLuc1.pri, whole genome shotgun sequence:
- the camta1a gene encoding calmodulin-binding transcription activator 1 isoform X10, with the protein MNRDNQFRMSILERLEQMERRMAEMASHHQQGSGGGSGTGGGAGGAGGGGGGNTSQTQCVSGQGQAGSSFESRVVVVCEKMMNRACWAKSKHLIHSKTFRGMTLLHLAAGQGYATLIQTLIKWRTKHADSLDLELEVDPLNVDHFSCTPLMWACALGHLEAAVVLYKWDRRALAIPDSLGRLPLSIARSRGHTKLAECLEQLQREEQQPPAPLPPATRMSFSPTPHDAPTSDSWMVTWAGDSVMASGGKKGCTATTTTTTTSSTNLNPDLRRPRSEPSNYYSSECQRDLPLAKKHKPNPELFQARPDKAMSVPLSLEQQQLHKLPFSPKSLSHEGLSPDKSHASGGSAGGAGGAKWSSREGFSGGGSGRKVSGSSGGSSLGKEKLASRLRQREQLGNMLVMADREMVDTELLPYREDLENQDCMTQMDDLQVNMMTLAEHIIEATPDRIKRDNFVPMDGVPLDTTGVSSTMSWLASYLGDVEHLPSIIHLRSLYNEPLTPSSNPSLSPGNSPLREGPIDRPTLPSPADWSEFIQASNSKVERDLAQLTLSDPEQRELYEAARLVQTAFRKYKGRPFREQQEVAAAVIQRCYKKYKQLTWIALKYALYKKMTQAAILIQSKFRSYHEQKKFQQSRRAAVLIQQYYRSYKEFGRLRPHRRGAALVQHKLRSSLLTKRQDQAARKIMRFLRRCRHSPLMDHRLFKRSERIEKGQGT; encoded by the exons ATGAACAGAG ATAACCAGTTCAGAATGTCCATCCTGGAGCGCCTGGAGCAGATGGAGAGGCGGATGGCAGAGATGGCCTCCCACCACCAGCAGGGCAGTGGAGGAGGTTcagggacaggaggaggagcagggggagcaggaggaggaggaggtggtaaCACCAGCCAGACACAG TGTGTCTCAGGGCAGGGCCAGGCTGGGAGCAGCTTTGAGAGTCGtgtggtggttgtgtgtgagaaGATGATGAACAGGGCCTGCTGGGCCAAGTCCAAACACCTGATCCACTCCAAGACCTTCCGGGGCATGACCCTGCTCCACCTGGCTGCTGGGCAGGGCTACGCCACCCTAATCCAGACACTCATCAAGTGGCG CACAAAGCATGCTGACAGCCTTGACCTGGAGCTGGAGGTGGATCCCCTCAATGTGGACCACTTCTCCTGCACTCCTCTG ATGTGGGCGTGTGCTCTGGGTCACCTGGAAGCAGCCGTGGTGCTGTACAAGTGGGACCGCCGAGCCCTGGCGATCCCTGACTCTCTGGGGCGCTTGCCCCTCTCCATTGCCCGCTCCCGGGGCCACACCAAGCTGGCCGAGTGTCTGGAGCAGCTGCAGCGAGAGGAACAGCAGCCCCCGGCGCCCCTGCCCCCCGCCACGCGCATGTCCTTTTCCCCCACCCCCCACGACGCTCCCACCTCAGACAGCTGGATGGTCACATGGGCCGGCGACAGTGTGATGGCGTCCGGTGGGAAGAAAGGATGCACcgccaccaccacaaccaccaccacctcctccaccaacCTTAACCCAG ACTTAAGAAGGCCACGATCTGAGCCCTCCAACTACTACAGCAGCGAGTGCCAGCGAGACTTGCCCCTGGCCAAAAAACACAAACCTAATCCGGAGCTGTTTCAGGCCAGGCCTGACAAGGCCATGTCTGTCCCACTGAGCCTGGAGCAACAGCAGCTCCACAAGCTGCCCTTCAGCCCTAAGAGCCTGTCCCACGAGGGCCTCAGCCCAGACAAGAGCCACGCCAGTGGCGGGAGTGCAggaggagccgggggagccaaGTGGAGCTCCAGGGAGGGTTTCTCCGGTGGGGGTTCAGGAAGGAAGGTTTCAGGGAGCTCTGGGGGAAGCAGCCTGGGGAAGGAAAAGCTGGCCAGCAGGCTAAGACAGAGGGAACAGCTGGGTAACATGCTGGTGATGGCTGATAGAGAGATGGTGGACACCGAGTTGCTTCCTTACAGAGAAGACCTGGAGAACCAGGACTGCATGACGCAGATGGACGACCTGCAG GTGAACATGATGACTTTGGCAGAGCACATCATTGAGGCGACCCCTGACAGGATAAAGAGGGACAACTTTGTGCCAATGGACGGGGTGCCCCTGGACACCACTGGAGTCAGCAGCACCATGAGCTGGTTGGCCAGCTACCTCGGAGATGTGGAGCACCTTCCCAGCATCATACACCTGAG aTCTCTGTACAATGAGCCTCTGACACCATCTTCCAACCCCAGCCTCAGCCCAGGGAACTCACCCCTCAGGGAGGGGCCCATTGACAGGCCCACCCTGCCCTCCCCAGCCGACTGGAGCGAGTTCATCCAGGCTTCCAACAGCAAGGTGGAGAGAGATCTGGCACAGCTAACCCTATCCGACCCAGAGCAGAGGGAGCTGTACGAGGCCGCTCGTCTGGTCCAAACGGCCTTCCGCAAGTACAAG GGACGCCCATTCAGAGAGCAACAGGAAGTAGCTGCAGCCGTCATTCAGCGTTGTTACAAGAAGTACAAACAG CTAACATGGATAGCCTTGAAG TATGCACTTTATAAGAAGATGACGCAGGCCGccattcttatccagagcaaattCCGCAGCTACCACGAGCAGAAGAAGTTCCAGCAGAGCAGGCGGGCGGCTGTGCTGATCCAGCAATACTACCGCAGCTACAAAGAGTTTGGCAGGCTAAGGCCTCACCGCCGAGGAGCCGCACTGGTGCAACACAAACTCAG AAGCAGTTTGCTCACTAAGAGACAAGATCAGGCTGCCAGGAAAATCATGAGGTTTCTACGCCGCTGCCGCCACAG CCCCTTGATGGACCATAGACTGTTCAAGCGG
- the camta1a gene encoding calmodulin-binding transcription activator 1 isoform X9 — translation MENEVEDNQFRMSILERLEQMERRMAEMASHHQQGSGGGSGTGGGAGGAGGGGGGNTSQTQCVSGQGQAGSSFESRVVVVCEKMMNRACWAKSKHLIHSKTFRGMTLLHLAAGQGYATLIQTLIKWRTKHADSLDLELEVDPLNVDHFSCTPLMWACALGHLEAAVVLYKWDRRALAIPDSLGRLPLSIARSRGHTKLAECLEQLQREEQQPPAPLPPATRMSFSPTPHDAPTSDSWMVTWAGDSVMASGGKKGCTATTTTTTTSSTNLNPDLRRPRSEPSNYYSSECQRDLPLAKKHKPNPELFQARPDKAMSVPLSLEQQQLHKLPFSPKSLSHEGLSPDKSHASGGSAGGAGGAKWSSREGFSGGGSGRKVSGSSGGSSLGKEKLASRLRQREQLGNMLVMADREMVDTELLPYREDLENQDCMTQMDDLQVNMMTLAEHIIEATPDRIKRDNFVPMDGVPLDTTGVSSTMSWLASYLGDVEHLPSIIHLRSLYNEPLTPSSNPSLSPGNSPLREGPIDRPTLPSPADWSEFIQASNSKVERDLAQLTLSDPEQRELYEAARLVQTAFRKYKGRPFREQQEVAAAVIQRCYKKYKQLTWIALKYALYKKMTQAAILIQSKFRSYHEQKKFQQSRRAAVLIQQYYRSYKEFGRLRPHRRGAALVQHKLRSSLLTKRQDQAARKIMRFLRRCRHSPLMDHRLFKRSERIEKGQGT, via the exons ATGGAAAATGAAGTAGAAG ATAACCAGTTCAGAATGTCCATCCTGGAGCGCCTGGAGCAGATGGAGAGGCGGATGGCAGAGATGGCCTCCCACCACCAGCAGGGCAGTGGAGGAGGTTcagggacaggaggaggagcagggggagcaggaggaggaggaggtggtaaCACCAGCCAGACACAG TGTGTCTCAGGGCAGGGCCAGGCTGGGAGCAGCTTTGAGAGTCGtgtggtggttgtgtgtgagaaGATGATGAACAGGGCCTGCTGGGCCAAGTCCAAACACCTGATCCACTCCAAGACCTTCCGGGGCATGACCCTGCTCCACCTGGCTGCTGGGCAGGGCTACGCCACCCTAATCCAGACACTCATCAAGTGGCG CACAAAGCATGCTGACAGCCTTGACCTGGAGCTGGAGGTGGATCCCCTCAATGTGGACCACTTCTCCTGCACTCCTCTG ATGTGGGCGTGTGCTCTGGGTCACCTGGAAGCAGCCGTGGTGCTGTACAAGTGGGACCGCCGAGCCCTGGCGATCCCTGACTCTCTGGGGCGCTTGCCCCTCTCCATTGCCCGCTCCCGGGGCCACACCAAGCTGGCCGAGTGTCTGGAGCAGCTGCAGCGAGAGGAACAGCAGCCCCCGGCGCCCCTGCCCCCCGCCACGCGCATGTCCTTTTCCCCCACCCCCCACGACGCTCCCACCTCAGACAGCTGGATGGTCACATGGGCCGGCGACAGTGTGATGGCGTCCGGTGGGAAGAAAGGATGCACcgccaccaccacaaccaccaccacctcctccaccaacCTTAACCCAG ACTTAAGAAGGCCACGATCTGAGCCCTCCAACTACTACAGCAGCGAGTGCCAGCGAGACTTGCCCCTGGCCAAAAAACACAAACCTAATCCGGAGCTGTTTCAGGCCAGGCCTGACAAGGCCATGTCTGTCCCACTGAGCCTGGAGCAACAGCAGCTCCACAAGCTGCCCTTCAGCCCTAAGAGCCTGTCCCACGAGGGCCTCAGCCCAGACAAGAGCCACGCCAGTGGCGGGAGTGCAggaggagccgggggagccaaGTGGAGCTCCAGGGAGGGTTTCTCCGGTGGGGGTTCAGGAAGGAAGGTTTCAGGGAGCTCTGGGGGAAGCAGCCTGGGGAAGGAAAAGCTGGCCAGCAGGCTAAGACAGAGGGAACAGCTGGGTAACATGCTGGTGATGGCTGATAGAGAGATGGTGGACACCGAGTTGCTTCCTTACAGAGAAGACCTGGAGAACCAGGACTGCATGACGCAGATGGACGACCTGCAG GTGAACATGATGACTTTGGCAGAGCACATCATTGAGGCGACCCCTGACAGGATAAAGAGGGACAACTTTGTGCCAATGGACGGGGTGCCCCTGGACACCACTGGAGTCAGCAGCACCATGAGCTGGTTGGCCAGCTACCTCGGAGATGTGGAGCACCTTCCCAGCATCATACACCTGAG aTCTCTGTACAATGAGCCTCTGACACCATCTTCCAACCCCAGCCTCAGCCCAGGGAACTCACCCCTCAGGGAGGGGCCCATTGACAGGCCCACCCTGCCCTCCCCAGCCGACTGGAGCGAGTTCATCCAGGCTTCCAACAGCAAGGTGGAGAGAGATCTGGCACAGCTAACCCTATCCGACCCAGAGCAGAGGGAGCTGTACGAGGCCGCTCGTCTGGTCCAAACGGCCTTCCGCAAGTACAAG GGACGCCCATTCAGAGAGCAACAGGAAGTAGCTGCAGCCGTCATTCAGCGTTGTTACAAGAAGTACAAACAG CTAACATGGATAGCCTTGAAG TATGCACTTTATAAGAAGATGACGCAGGCCGccattcttatccagagcaaattCCGCAGCTACCACGAGCAGAAGAAGTTCCAGCAGAGCAGGCGGGCGGCTGTGCTGATCCAGCAATACTACCGCAGCTACAAAGAGTTTGGCAGGCTAAGGCCTCACCGCCGAGGAGCCGCACTGGTGCAACACAAACTCAG AAGCAGTTTGCTCACTAAGAGACAAGATCAGGCTGCCAGGAAAATCATGAGGTTTCTACGCCGCTGCCGCCACAG CCCCTTGATGGACCATAGACTGTTCAAGCGG